One part of the Candidatus Zixiibacteriota bacterium genome encodes these proteins:
- a CDS encoding KamA family radical SAM protein: protein MAHFERHNSTGKTRPRIFTRLDHVDQLSDIEKARLSEVTKWFAFRVNDYYLKLINWNDPQDPIRRLIIPHLSELNEWGEMDACNENSITVKQGVQHKYGSTVLLLVTEMCASFCRYCFRKRIFIEGERTACHDLTEGMRYIREHPEVDNVLLTGGDPLILSTKKIDSILSELRQIEHVRVIRIGSKLPAFNPYRFLNDPELLEVFEKHSLPDSRVYLVCHFDHPRELTPESREVLRQVQKTGVICVNQSPIIKGVSDDVDVLRELFNELSYIGVPQYYVFQNRPTSGNEPYAVPIVEAYYKIEEAKRACSGLAKRLKYVMSHESGKVEIVGVDHQHIYLRYHRAKFDEDEQRFLVCYRNDDAYWLDQLEPLPGYRNDFYEGDVVHFAS from the coding sequence ATGGCACACTTCGAGCGTCATAATTCCACCGGAAAAACCAGGCCAAGAATCTTCACCAGGCTCGATCATGTCGACCAGCTTTCTGATATAGAAAAAGCCCGCCTGTCAGAAGTCACAAAATGGTTTGCCTTCCGTGTCAATGATTATTACCTGAAACTGATAAACTGGAACGATCCGCAGGACCCGATCCGTCGTCTGATCATCCCTCATCTGAGCGAACTCAATGAATGGGGTGAGATGGATGCCTGCAACGAAAACTCGATTACGGTCAAGCAGGGTGTTCAGCACAAATACGGATCGACTGTTTTATTGCTGGTAACCGAGATGTGCGCGTCGTTTTGCCGCTACTGTTTCCGCAAGCGGATCTTTATTGAGGGCGAAAGAACTGCCTGCCACGACCTGACTGAAGGTATGAGGTATATTCGTGAGCATCCCGAAGTCGACAATGTGCTTCTGACCGGCGGTGATCCGCTGATACTGTCGACTAAAAAAATCGACAGCATTTTGAGTGAATTGAGGCAGATCGAGCATGTGCGCGTCATCAGGATCGGTTCGAAACTTCCCGCTTTTAATCCGTACAGATTCCTAAACGATCCGGAGCTTTTGGAAGTCTTCGAAAAGCACTCCCTGCCTGACAGCAGAGTCTACCTGGTTTGTCACTTCGATCATCCGCGTGAATTGACACCCGAGAGCCGCGAGGTGCTTCGCCAGGTGCAGAAAACCGGCGTGATCTGTGTCAACCAGAGCCCGATCATAAAGGGTGTCTCCGATGATGTCGATGTTTTACGAGAGCTTTTTAACGAGTTGTCGTATATCGGCGTGCCCCAGTACTACGTTTTCCAGAATCGTCCCACTTCCGGCAATGAACCCTATGCTGTACCGATTGTCGAGGCCTACTACAAAATTGAGGAAGCCAAGCGGGCCTGTTCCGGCCTGGCAAAACGGCTGAAGTATGTGATGTCCCATGAGTCCGGGAAGGTCGAGATCGTGGGAGTAGATCACCAGCATATTTACCTGCGCTATCATCGCGCCAAATTCGATGAAGATGAGCAGAGATTTCTGGTATGTTATCGCAACGACGATGCCTACTGGCTGGACCAGCTCGAACCCCTGCCCGGTTACAGAAACGATTTCTACGAGGGCGACGTAGTCCACTTCGCAAGTTAG